From Primulina tabacum isolate GXHZ01 chromosome 2, ASM2559414v2, whole genome shotgun sequence, one genomic window encodes:
- the LOC142534805 gene encoding LOW QUALITY PROTEIN: vacuolar protein sorting-associated protein 54, chloroplastic-like (The sequence of the model RefSeq protein was modified relative to this genomic sequence to represent the inferred CDS: deleted 1 base in 1 codon), whose translation MTAMDSPSSRSPGSSETPIANPRKPFNLTVSSLSKSITDSSSQSFSSILNNPNPNPSSSVVGWWSSSTSVPAPEFAPLSSAPKPGSELSRSDFAPYLSSIYESHSRFVDILKQHDRDDLGLDGNLTPTAAGEALVACLREVPALYFKEDFELEDGATFKTACPFRTTSENIALQERLSQYLDVVELHLVREISLRSSSFFEAQGQLEDLNVKIVEGCRRVRELKETIRLLVSDLMGSARSVQELSMKRGDSIALQNKLRLVMSVNQALSTLQLLVASADCVGALDIIDDLQHILDGDELIGLHCFRHLRDHVAASIDTINSILSAEFVRASLRASDKDLSVTTSTFTVDGTEDEVRLMEERASHFQDQLLPLIIGLLRTGKLPAVLRIYCDALASDIKTSIKIMVENRPLESDTISGEGMVDADGGGSSLGSKLKNLSPESFLKLLEEIFKTVQTHLLRASEVKRAIERIMGNLDGHYAAASVAAAIAHGAAVPEAAPDSDGHVSSFVLHYSQNSPRVSSIQGRGYDDTSPSLSRNFRADILRENAEALFAACDAAHGRWAKIVGIRSQIHPKLRLQDFLGVYNISQEFISSTEKIGGRLGYSIRGTLQSQAKSFIDFQHESRMAKMRALLDQENWAEIDVPDEFQTIVTLFSCAEPEPEPEHSGNNGVAPGYLTSSSSDLVSSHDGASTVDAGPSNLSPHIEKPNSNGTYLDDMPNTESSRLSGASNSDVSTSTHGSIKERGKSSLRMLYFKGVGYHMVNCGLYLVKMLSEYIDMNDCLPTLSAEVVHRVAEILKFFNSRTAHLVLGANALQVSGLKSITARHLAMASQVISFTYAIIPEIRRILLLKVPDTYKGLLRLEIGRVTTDYKNHRDEIHSKLVQIMRERLLLHLRSMPQIVEGWNRSVDTELQPSQFARSLTKEIGQLLRTLSKHLLEEDVQAIFGQVVVMLHSQIFEALSHLELSTPQAKSRLHYDVQHILGCIRSLPSDNLSKSDPPNRGLLDDFVAQHLGSESGE comes from the exons GCAAACCCTAGGAAACCCTTTAATCTCACCGTTTCATCATTGTCTAAATCAATAACCGATTCGAGTAGCCAAAGCTTCTCCTCCATTCTCAATAATCCTAATCCTAATCCTTCTTCATCTGTCGTTGGTTGGTGGTCTTCCTCCACTTCTGTCCCTGCCCCTGAATTCGCCCCTCTGTCATCTGCACCAAAACCCGGATCCGAACTTAGCAGATCCGATTTCGCTCCGTACCTATCGTCTATATACGAATCTCATTCTCGATTTGTCGACATTCTCAAGCAGCATGACAGGGATGACCTAGGGCTCGACGGTAATTTAACCCCCACTGCCGCAGGTGAGGCGTTGGTAGCATGCCTGAGGGAAGTCCCGGCGCTGTATTTCAAAGAAGATTTTGAATTGGAGGATGGCGCAACGTTTAAGACAGCTTGCCCGTTCAGAACAACATCGGAGAATATTGCATTGCAGGAGCGGCTGTCTCAGTATTTGGATGTGGTGGAGCTACATTTGGTGAGGGAGATTTCATTGCGTTCCAGCTCGTTTTTTGAGGCACAGGGGCAGTTGGAAGATTTGAATGTGAAGATCGTAGAAGGGTGCCGGAGGGTTAGGGAGCTTAAGGAGACAATCAGACTGCTGGTTTCAGATTTGATGGGTTCAGCTAGGAGCGTTCAGGAGCTCAGCATGAAACGTGGAGATTCGATAGCATTGCAGAATAAGCTTAGGCTGGTGATGTCAGTCAATCAGGCTCTCTCCACCCTACAGTTA CTTGTCGCATCTGCAGATTGTGTTGGAGCTTTAGATATTATCGATGATCTACAGCATATATTG GATGGAGATGAGCTGATTGGTCTCCACTGCTTCCGCCATCTTCGTGATCATGTAGCAGCTTCAATTGATACTATTAAcag CATTCTTTCAGCAGAGTTTGTCCGTGCATCGTTGCGTGCTTCTGACAAAGATCTATCAGTTACTACATCTACCTTCACCGTTGATGGAACAGAGGACGAA GTTAGGCTGATGGAGGAACGGGCCTCTCATTTTCAAGACCAGCTTCTTCCTCTCATCATTGGATTGCTTAGGACG gGAAAATTACCCGCAGTGTTGAGAATCTACTGTGATGCACTTGCTTCTGATATAAAGACCTCAATCAAAATAATGGTTGAGAATAGGCCATTGGAGTCAGATACCATCTCTGGAGAGGGGATGGTGGACGCAGATG GTGGAGGTTCGTCGCTTGGAAGTAAGTTGAAGAACCTATCACCTGAAAGCTTTCTTAAACTTTTGGAGGAAATTTTTAAGACAGTGCAG ACACACTTATTGCGAGCTTCTGAAGTCAAAAGAGCAATTGAACGTATCATGGGAAATCTTGATGGCCACTATGCTGCTGCTTCAGTTGCTGCTGCAATTGCACATGGTGCAGCAGTTCCAGAAGCAGCTCCGGACTCTGATGGTCATGTCAGTTCCTTTGTACTACATTATTCGCAGAATTCCCCAAGGGTTTCATCAATCCAGGGAAGGGGATATGATGATACAAGTCCAAGTCTCTCAAGAAATTTTCG TGCTGATATTTTAAGGGAAAATGCAGAAGCTCTATTTGCAGCTTGTGATGCTGCTCATGGTAGATGGGCAAAGATTGTTGGGATCCGTTCTCAAATTCACCCAAAGCTTAGATTGCAGGACTTCCTTGGTGTTTATAACATCAGTCAGGAATTTATAAGTTCAACAGAGAAG ATTGGTGGAAGATTGGGATATAGTATCCGTGGAACGCTACAATCACAAGCTAAATCCTTTATTGATTTTCAGCATGAATCTCGA ATGGCTAAGATGAGGGCTTTACTTGACCAAGAAAATTGGGCTGAGATAGATGTGCCGGATGAGTTTCAGACCATTGTCACATTGTTCTCTTGTGCTGAACCTGAACCTGAACCCGAACATTCTGGAAATAATGGTGTGGCTCCTGGTTATCTCACTTCAAGTTCTAGTGACTTGGTATCAAGCCATGATGGTGCCTCCACAGTGGATGCTGGACCATCAAATTTATCTCCACATATTGAGAAGCCTAATTCTAATGGGACGTATCTAGATGATATGCCAAATACTGAATCATCACGCTTGAGTGGGGCCAGCAATTCTGATGTTAGTACTTCCACTCATGGTAGCATTAAGGAGCGTGGAAAATCTTCCCTTCGAATGCTTTATTTTAAAGGTGTTGGATATCACATGGTGAACTG TGGATTGTATTTAGTGAAGATGCTGTCAGAGTACATAGATATGAACGATTGTTTACCCACTCTATCTGCGGAAGTAGTTCATCGGGTTGCTGAGATCTTGAAATTTTTCAATTCAAGGACTGCTCATCTTGTGCTTGGAGCGAATGCCTTACAG GTTTCTGGTTTGAAATCTATCACCGCTAGACACTTGGCTATGGCTAGCCAGGTTATCAGCTTCACATACGCCATCATCCCTG AAATTAGGAGGATTCTCTTGCTCAAAGTGCCCGACACCTACAAAGGGCTATTGCGGTTAGAGATTGGTCGTGTAACAACT GACTACAAAAATCATCGTGACGAGATTCACTCCAAACTGGTTCAAATAATGAGAGAAAGGTTGCTTCTTCATCTGAGGAGCATGCCACAAATTGTTGAAGGTTGGAATAGATCTGTGGATACTGAGTTACAACCTAGTCAGTTTGCTCGATCTCTTACTAAG GAGATCGGCCAGCTATTACGTACATTATCTAAACATCTGCTTGAAGAGGATGTTCAAGCTATTTTTGG GCAAGTGGTGGTAATGTTGCACTCCCAAATATTTGAAGCT TTGTCTCACCTAGAGCTAAGCACGCCACAGGCGAAAAGCAG ACTTCATTATGACGTCCAGCATATTCTTGGATGTATCAGATCTTTACCTTCTGATAATTTAAGTAAATCAGATCCCCCAAACCGGGGGCTTCTTGATGATTTCGTGGCACAACACTTAGGGTCCGAGTCTGGCGAATAG